The segment TAAAGCCCGTCAGGTAGGTGTTGCCGGCCGCGTCGGTGGTCAGGGCCGTGGCCGTCTTGGTGCCGACGCCGCTGACCGGCGCCACCCACTGCCACTGGCCGGCCGCGTTGAGCTTGGCGGCAAAGGCAACGCCGCTGTAGTTGTTGTTCAGTGTAATGCTGCCGAAAGAGGCGGGGCCCTGATCGGCAAACCCGCCTACGTACACGTTGCCGGCCGCGTCGAGGGTCAGGCCACAGGGGGTGTCACTGTTGTAACTGCCGGCCTGGGTAGCCCATTGCCACTGGCCGTTGGGGTTGAGCTTGGCCACGAAGATGTCGGACGCACCGCTGCCGGCCACGTTGCTGGTGTTGGTCAGCACGGTGGTGCCGAAGCTGGCCGTGGCCCCGTAGAAGGAGCCCGTGACGTACACGTTGCCGCTGGCGTCGGCCCGCAGGCCGTTGGTGTAGTTCATTTTCTCACTGCCAGCCTTCACGGCCCACTGCCACTGGCCGGCCGCGGTAATCTTGGCTACGAAAATGTCGGTGCCGGTCGAGGCCAGGGTGGTGGTGCCGAAGGTGGCGCCGGTGCCGAAGGTGCCGGTCAGGTACACGTTGCCGCCGGCGTCGAGGGCCAGGTTAGAGGCATGCTTGCTGCCGGGGCCGCTGGCCTGGGTAGCCCAGAGCCATTGCCCGGCGCTGCTCAGCTTGGCCACGTACAGGTCGGAGCCGTAGGGGTTGGTGCAGGTGTTGGTGAGCGTGGTAGTGCCCAGCGTAAGGGTGCGGCCGCCAAAGGAACCCGCCACGTACAGGTCGCCGGCGGCGTCCACGGTCATGTCGGCAGCGCCCACGCCGCCGAGCACCCACTGGCACTGGCCGGTAGCCTCGTCGAGCTTGGCAATAAAGGAGGAATAGTCGGTGCTGGTGAGGGTGCGGCCGCCCAGGCTGATGGTGCCCTGAACGTTACCGGTGAGGTAGAGGTGGCCGGCGCCGTCCGACACGAACTTCTGGCCGAAGGCCTGGCCGTTGTACTCGGAGGTGCCCAGGGCCTGGGCCGCGTCCCAGGTTTGGGCCCGGCCCAGGCGGCCCGCCAGCAGGAATAGTATCAGCAGCAACCAAGTGCGGGATTGAAATAGCCGTGGTAAAAGTGTACGCATAGAGAAGAGTTAGATAAGAAGCGGCCCCAAGCAAAAGCCCGCCGCTGCATTTAGAAACTGGGATTCAGACAAATATACCGCCCAAGGGCCGGGCGGCCGCGTAAATTATAGTTGCGGCAGCTCTACTAGCACGCTGGTGCCGCCACCCGGGGCGCTCTGAATGTCGAGCGTGCCGCCGTGGCGCTGCACGAAGGCCTTGCACAGCAGCAACCCCAGCCCCGTGCCCGTGCGGGGCCCAACGGGGCTGGTAGGCGTAGTCACCGGACTATTGCTGAGCACTTCGGCCACCAGGTTGGCGGGCATGCCCCGGCCCGAGTCCGTCACGGTTAGCCGCACCGACTTCGTATCCGGCACCTCGGCGGCCGAAAACTGCACCGTGCCGCCGAGCGGAGTAAACTTCAGCGCGTTGCCCACTAAGTTGCGCAGGATGGTGCGGGCCATGTTCTGGTCGGCCCAGAGCGTGAGCTCCGGCGGGTGCGCGGCCCGCAGCGTAATCTGCTTGGCCTCGGCCGTGGTTTGGTAGAGCTGCAGGTTTTCCTCAAACAACTCGGCTACCAGCAGCTGCTCGGGGCGGAAGGCCAGCTCCCCGGTCTGGCTCACGGCCCAGTTGAGCAGGTTGTCGAGCAGGTTGTTGAGGCTCTGGGCCGACTGCCGCACCAGGGCCGGCAGGCGCTGCAGGCCTTCCTCGTCCTGGCGCTTGAGGTAGAAGCCAATCAGCTCCGTGACGCCGACGAAGGACGTGACCGGGCCGCGCAGGTCGTGGGCCACAATGGCGTAGAGCCGGTCTTTGGAAGCGGCCATCTGGCGCAGCTCGGCGGTGGTTGCCTGCAGCACCAGGTTGTTGGCGGCCAGGGCGGCCCGGCTGCGGCGCAGCTGCCAGTACAGGAATCCGAAACCCACCAGCCCCAGCACCAACGCCGCAATGGCGCCCCACAGCTCCCGGTTGCGCAGCTTCTGCAGCTCGGCCTGCTGGGTCAGCAGCTGAATCTGCTGCTCCCGGTCTTCGCTGTCGTAGCGGCTTTGCAGGGCCGTGAGCGTGGCCAGGCGGCGGCCGTTGTTGAGGGAGTCGTTCAGGGCGTCGTAGTGCTGCTGCCACTGGTAGGCCTGCTGGTACTGGCCTTGCCGGGCGGTTACCTCGGCCAGCATGCTGTAGGCATCCAGCACCCGCTCCTTACTACGGCCCCGGCGGGCCTGCCGGAGCGAGAGCCGGGCCAGGGTGGCCGCTTCCTGGGGGCGCTGGGTTTCGAGCAGTACCATGCTCAGCAGGGCCAGGTCGCCGGCTTCGTAGCGGGGCTGGTGGGCCTGCTGGGTGAGGGCCAACGACTGCCGGATCAGCTTCTCGGCCAGCTCGTAGCGTTGCCCATAATAGTGGTAAGTGCCCAGGTTGGCCAGGTAGATAGACTCATTCATCCGGTTGCCGGTGCGCCGCGCCAGGGTCAGGGCCAGGTCGGTGTAGTGCAGGGCCCGGGCATCCTGACCCAGGTGGAAAAACAGGCTCGACAGGTTGCCATACAGGGTGAGCAGCGTGCCCGGCCGCACGCCGGGGCGGTCGGCCAGCTGCAGCGCGTGCCGGTAATGGCGCCAGGCACTGGCCGTGTCGCTCCGCTCGTGGTGCACGGCGGCCATGGTGGTGTAGGAGCGCACCAGCCCGTCGGAGTCGTTGAGCTGCCGGGCCAGGGCCTGCGACTGGGCATAGAGGGTCAGGGCGTAGGCGCCGTCGGAAAGCACGGCGTAGCAGCTGCCCAGCGTGGCCAGGCTGCGCATCAGGCCGCGCTGGTCGTGCAGGCGCTGGGCCAGAGCCACGGCCTGCTCCCCGTAGCGCCGGGCCGTGTCGGGCACAATATCGTGGAGGGCGTAGCTGAGGGAATCAAGCACCTGCACCCGGCGCGGCGACTCGGGCAACACCCGCAGCTGAAGCTGCAGACGGGTAACAACCGCCGGGTCCTGGGCCCGCAGGAGCTGTGGCAGGGCTAGTAGCAGCAACAAAAAGAGTAAACGTTGCCGCATTCGGTCTGGCCATAGTAAGAACTGGGCAAAAATAGCCCTTCTGCCCTTACCAGCAAGCTGAATATAGTACTTTTTCGGGAAGCTCCACCGTGCCGGCACCTCCCAATACGGCCTTTACAGCAGGCAAAACCAGCGCTGCCGGGCCTCCAGGTGCGAATTACGCAGGAATTCGGCTACCGGCGCCAGGTTGGTCAGCAAGGAGGTTAGCACCAGCACCTCCCCCGAGGCCAGGTGCAGGCGCAGGAAATTGTAATTGCTCCAGAACAGGCGGGGCGAACGGCAGGTCACGTACTCCACCCGCAGCAGGTCGCGCTGGGCGAAGGGAATCAGCACCCGGCCCTCGTACACCTCCAGCTTGTTGTGCTTGGGGTCGAAGACCAGGGTGGTGCGCAGGTTGTGGGCGTAGTACTGGGCGTGCAGAATAAGAGCCGGCACCGAAAAACCCAGAATTACGGCCGCCAGGGCCGTAAGCAGCACCAGCTCGTAGGCGCTCAGCGTGCCCAGATACAGAAACGAAATCAGGAAGGGCAGGCCCACGCTCATGCACAGCAGGGGCCAGAACAGCAGGTAGAACTGCCGCAGAAACGTGGGCCGGTACACCCGGCTGGCCTGGGTGAAAAAGCTGGTGATAAAGCGCAGCCCGAACACGATGGCGCAGACCGCCACCGTGAATTCGAGCAACGGCCGCAGGAAAGGAAATAGCTTCACCGCTTACTTGACCTCAATCCAGGGCTCCCCGGCCACGTGGGGGCGCAGGCTGCCAAACGATTCGAGCTGCAGGCCATACTTCTCGAACACGGCCTGCACCGCCGCCTGCCCACCGGGCTCCACGCACACCAGCAGGCCGCCCGAGGTCTGGGGGTCGCAGAGCCACTGGCGCTGCTCGTCGGTGATTTCCCCAATCTTGTGGCCGTAGCTGTCCCAGTTGCGCACCGTGCCGCCGGGCACGGCCTTCTGCTGGCGGTACTGCTCGGCCTCGGCCAGCAGGGGCACCTTGCTGAAGTCGATTTCGGCGGTCAGGTTGCTGCCCTCGCACACTTCCGCGAGGTGGCCCAGCAGCCCGAAGCCCGTGACGTCGGTCATGGCCCGCACCTGGGTGAGCTGGCCCAGGTCGTAGCCGATT is part of the Hymenobacter chitinivorans DSM 11115 genome and harbors:
- a CDS encoding ATP-binding protein, whose protein sequence is MRQRLLFLLLLLALPQLLRAQDPAVVTRLQLQLRVLPESPRRVQVLDSLSYALHDIVPDTARRYGEQAVALAQRLHDQRGLMRSLATLGSCYAVLSDGAYALTLYAQSQALARQLNDSDGLVRSYTTMAAVHHERSDTASAWRHYRHALQLADRPGVRPGTLLTLYGNLSSLFFHLGQDARALHYTDLALTLARRTGNRMNESIYLANLGTYHYYGQRYELAEKLIRQSLALTQQAHQPRYEAGDLALLSMVLLETQRPQEAATLARLSLRQARRGRSKERVLDAYSMLAEVTARQGQYQQAYQWQQHYDALNDSLNNGRRLATLTALQSRYDSEDREQQIQLLTQQAELQKLRNRELWGAIAALVLGLVGFGFLYWQLRRSRAALAANNLVLQATTAELRQMAASKDRLYAIVAHDLRGPVTSFVGVTELIGFYLKRQDEEGLQRLPALVRQSAQSLNNLLDNLLNWAVSQTGELAFRPEQLLVAELFEENLQLYQTTAEAKQITLRAAHPPELTLWADQNMARTILRNLVGNALKFTPLGGTVQFSAAEVPDTKSVRLTVTDSGRGMPANLVAEVLSNSPVTTPTSPVGPRTGTGLGLLLCKAFVQRHGGTLDIQSAPGGGTSVLVELPQL